A part of Cannabis sativa cultivar Pink pepper isolate KNU-18-1 chromosome 6, ASM2916894v1, whole genome shotgun sequence genomic DNA contains:
- the LOC115724620 gene encoding putative clathrin assembly protein At1g03050: MAPSKMRRALGAVKDQTSIGLAKVGSSASLADLDVAIVKATRHVEQPPEEKHIREILSLTCYSRAFISACVNTLARRLNKTKNWTVALKTLVLIHRLLSDGDPAYEQEIFFSTRRGTRFLNMSDFRDSSSSSSWDYSAFVRTYALYLDERLEYRMQSRRGRRSVFGMDEDDDNYDQAVVPTNQLAVCVRATPVREMKTEQVFSKAQHLLQLLDRFLACRPTGAAKVNRVIIVALYPSVRESFQMYYDLTEAMGILIDRFMEMEVPECVKVLDIFTRVAKQFDELDHFYNWCKTAGIARSSEYPEVEKITPKKLEVMDDFIREKSAIEKTRKHSSENQEENQVKDEKEEEDDEHEEELDINAIKALPAPEIPVEEEKKDEVIIDDNDINKKPKQQEEGDLLNLGEDFALSSKEQADNLALALFDHHVPPPEQQSNWEAFSEESPADWETALVQSATALPNQKTTLAGGFDMLLLDGMYQQAKTSMAMAGPGFGASGSASSMAVGSAGKPAMLALPAPPPQSLAPDGIAVVAANNGSMDPFAASLAVAPPPYVQISEMEKKQKLLVEEQLMWQQYARDGMQGQLGMGNMQHNGYNNGGYTHTY; the protein is encoded by the exons ATGGCTCCAAGCAAGATGAGACGAGCTTTGGGCGCAGTAAAGGACCAGACCAGCATTGGCCTGGCAAAGGTGGGCAGCAGCGCATCACTGGCCGACCTCGACGTGGCGATCGTGAAGGCCACCCGCCACGTCGAGCAGCCCCCCGAGGAGAAGCACATCAGGGAGATCCTCAGCCTGACGTGCTACTCACGCGCCTTTATTAGCGCCTGCGTCAACACCCTAGCCCGCCGCCTCAACAAGACCAAGAACTGGACCGTAGCTCTCAAGACCCTTGTCCTCATCCACCGCCTTCTCTCAGATGGAGACCCAGCCTACGAGCAGGAGATATTCTTCTCAACGCGTCGCGGCACGCGCTTCCTCAACATGTCGGATTTTCGCGACAGCTCGAGCTCTTCCTCGTGGGATTACTCGGCTTTCGTTAGGACCTACGCGCTCTACCTGGACGAGCGGCTCGAGTATCGGATGCAGAGCCGCCGGGGGAGGAGGAGCGTGTTTGGGATGGATGAGGATGATGATAATTATGATCAGGCTGTGGTTCCCACTAACCAGTTGGCCGTGTGCGTGAGGGCCACGCCGGTTAGGGAGATGAAAACTGAACAAGTCTTCTCTAAGGCTCAGCATCTGTTGCAGCTGCTTGACCGTTTCTTGGCCTGTCGTCCTACAG GTGCAGCAAAAGTTAACCGAGTTATAATAGTAGCACTGTACCCTTCAGTTAGAGAAAGCTTTCAAATGTATTACGATCTTACAGAAGCAATGGGAATATTAATAGATCGTTTCATGGAGATGGAAGTTCCCGAATGCGTTAAGGTACTTGACATCTTCACTCGCGTCGCCAAACAGTTCGACGAGCTCGACCATTTCTACAACTGGTGCAAGACCGCCGGAATAGCTCGCTCTTCTGAGTACCCAGAAGTCGAAAAGATTACACCCAAAAAGCTAGAGGTAATGGACGATTTCATCCGCGAAAAGTCCGCCATTGAGAAGACAAGGAAACATAGTTCCGAAAACCAAGAAGAGAATCAGGTGAAAGACGAGAAagaggaagaagatgatgaacACGAAGAAGAACTAGATATTAATGCCATAAAAGCTCTTCCAGCACCGGAAATCCCAGTTGAGGAAGAGAAAAAAGATGAAGTGATTATTGATGATAATGATATTAATAAGAAGCCAAAACAACAAGAAGAGGGTGATTTGTTGAATTTGGGAGAAGATTTCGCCTTGTCTAGCAAAGAACAAGCAGATAATTTGGCTTTAGCTTTGTTTGATCATCATGTTCCACCACCTGAGCAACAGTCTAATTGGGAAGCTTTTTCTGAAGAATCTCCAGCCGATTGGGAGACGGCGCTGGTTCAGTCCGCCACTGCATTACCAAACCAGAAGACGACTCTTGCTGGAGGTTTCGATATGTTGTTGTTGGATGGAATGTACCAACAGGCGAAGACATCCATGGCTATGGCTGGGCCGGGGTTCGGGGCCAGTGGAAGTGCCAGCAGCATGGCGGTGGGTTCGGCCGGGAAGCCTGCAATGCTTGCCCTACCTGCTCCGCCACCCCAGTCCTTAGCGCCGGATGGGATCGCGGTGGTGGCTGCTAACAACGGCAGTATGGATCCGTTTGCGGCTTCGCTAGCGGTGGCACCGCCACCTTATGTACAGATTTCGGAGATGGAAAAGAAGCAGAAATTATTGGTGGAGGAACAATTGATGTGGCAGCAGTATGCTAGGGACGGGATGCAGGGACAGCTTGGAATGGGAAACATGCAACATAATGGTTACAATAATGGAGGTTATACACATacctattaa
- the LOC133039328 gene encoding uncharacterized protein LOC133039328, translated as MPRRENCQTPGTSSSRPGKTSYARGTTDSTGPNNGRETNDISGPTDARGTNVTGWSDPFSSSISYGKFKEKMYTREDIEDHSHYISMAGTPGGELHVGKFFRDKEHLKMVFGLYAMKKGFDYYVRKSGTDIWYVTCKDTDCGWRLRAKKNVLSNMFEVSTIHNVHTCSLDLRGKDNRQASPVIVDDLIKDKVATEGSDQLPSDIRKSMHKDYGIQMSYGKAWRCREKALHLARGTPEDSYSKLPSYLHMLQLRNPGTITDFVVEDGRFKYCFFSLGPSIRGFRFCRPVVCIDGSFLKTRHQSNIRALDIVFPVAHHGACNHNIIMNVNHKFKTDVFTNHIYTCAYTYSRSEFHREFENIRAMNPAVAQYLEEIGFEKWVRSYFLGVRYSVMTSNWAESFNNTTKDARGFLITAAVAFLRSKV; from the exons ATGCCCCGTAGAGAAAATTGCCAAACACCTGGTACTAGTAGTAGTCGTCCAGGCAAAACCAGTTATGCTAGAGGAACTACTGACAGTACAGGTCCTAATAATGGTAGAGAGACCAATGATATTAGTGGTCCTACTGATGCTCGAGGGACCAATGTGACTGGATGGAGcgatccattttcttcttcgaTAAGTTACGGTAAATTCAAGGAGAAAATGTATACAAGAGAAGACATCGAGGATCATAGTCATTATATATCTATGGCTGGCACACCAGGCGGGGAGTTACATGTGGGAAAGTTTTTTAGAGACAAAGAGCATTTAAAGATGGTTTTTGGCCTGTATGCAATGAAGAAAGGGTTTGACTACTACGTTAGGAAGTCCGGTACTGATATTTGGTATGTCACATGTAAGGATACAGATTGTGGGTGGAGATTAAGAGCGAAGAAGAACGTACTTTCTAACATGTTTGAGGTGAGTACAATTCATAATGTACATACATGTTCCCTTGATCTTCGAGGAAAAGATAACCGTCAAGCATCACCTGTAATAGTTGACGATCTAATTAAGGATAAGGTCGCAACTGAAGGCTCGGATCAGTTGCCCTCTGATAtaagaaaaagtatgcacaaggaTTACGGTATCCAAATGAGTTATGGAAAGGCATGGAGGTGCAGAGAGAAGGCACTACACCTAGCTCGGGGTACACCTGAAGATTCGTACTCGAAATTACCTAGTTACTTGCACATGCTACAGTTGCGGAATCCAGGTACCATCACAGATTTTGTGGTAGAAGATGGTCGCTTCAAGTATTGTTTCTTCTCTCTGGGTCCTTCTATTCGGGGGTTTAGATTTTGTCGGCCTGTTGTGTGCATTGATGGGTCTTTCTTGAAGACTAG gcatcaaagcaatATTCGTGCTTTGGATATCGTGTTCCCTGTTGCACACCACGGTGCATGCAACCACAACATTATTATGAACGTCaaccacaagttcaagactgacgtcttcacgaatcacatttacacGTGTGCCTACACGTATTCAAGATCAGAGTTTCACAGAGAATTTGAGAACATTCGGGCCATGAATCCAGCGGTTGCACAATATCTTGAGGAAATTGGATTTGAAAAATGGGTCCGGTCGTACTTTCTAGGGGTACGTTACAGTGTAATGACGAGCAACTGGGCTGAGAGCTTCAACAACACaactaaggatgcaagaggCTTCCTGATCACTGCTGCTGTAGCATTCCTGAGGTCCAAAGTCTAG